The Microcystis panniformis FACHB-1757 region AATCCGACTAGCACGCGCTTATTAGGTCTTTCCTCCGACCAGTTAGACGAATTCTTGACAGTTGCAACCGAAGCGGCTGCGGAAACAGAAACGGATGATATCTGGGAAACCCAAGTCATTAAGGGAAATAAACCCACCCAGGTATTAGATATCCCCCAAGGAAGAATCAGCGACATCACCAGCGATATCGACCTTGAAAAAACTGTCCAGAAAAACCGCAAGTCATATCCTTTTTTCAGGGGAAAAACGGAACTAGAGGCGGTGAGTGCCTGTTTTCAGATGCTCTGCAAATATTTTAATATCCCCTTTCGCAAGGACGTGATCCAACGCATTCTAGGGGATCAACTGCAAAGAACTGGCAGCCTTTCCCTGCCCCTGTGTGGGGCTGTGGCCGAGGTAGTGGGACTCCATAGCCAATTAGTACCCCTAAATGCTTCTTCCTTGCCCAATATCAACCCTCCTGCCCTAATTCGCTGGCAAGACAGCATCGTTATCCTCTACGAAATCAATCAACGGGAAACCACGATCGCCGTTCCCGAACGGGGGATAATTAAACGCAAAACCAGCGAATTTCTGGAATCTTGGGACGAAAAAGGGGAAGTAATTCTGCTCAAACCCACCAAACACACCCAGCAACAGCGTTTTGGCTTATCATGGTTTTGGCCTTCTGTCAAGAAACATAAACGAGTCTTAATAGAAGTTTTTATCGCTTCTTTCTTCGTGCAGTTATTTGCCCTGGCCAATCCCTTGATGATTCAGGTGATCATCGATAAAGTGATCGTGCAGAATAGCCCGGAAACTCTGAACACCCTCGGGGTTTTCCTCTTAGTAATTGCCGTTTTTGAGGGGATTTTAACCTTTTTGAGAACATCTCTTTTTGTCGATACCACTAACCGCATCGACATGACCCTCGGTTCAGAAATTATCGATCACCTGCTGCGCTTACCCCTGAAATACTTTGAACGGCGGCCTGTGGGGGAAATTTCGACAAGAATCAACGAATTAGAGAATATTCGGCAATTTTTAACAGGTACAGCCCTAACGGTGGTGTTAGATGCCATTTTCTCGGTTATCTACATCGTGGTTATGTTGATCTATAGTCCGATTCTAACCGTTTGGGCCCTGGGAGTCGTGCCGATTTTAGTTCTCTCCACAGCTATTTTCGCACCAATCGTGCGGCGACAACTGCGAGCAAAAGCGGAACGAAACGCCGAAACCCAATCCTATCTAGTGGAGGTGATGACGGGAATCCAAACAGTAAAAGCACAGAATATCGAATTGCGTTCCCGTTGGCAGTGGCAAGAACGTTATGCGCGCTATGTGGCCGAAGGTTTTCAAACGGTCATGACCTCAACTTTGGCCGGTTCCTTTAGTCACTTCTTTAACCAATTATCGGGTTTATTAGTGCTGTGGGTGGGAGCAGCCTTAGTTTTAGACGGACAACTCACTCTTGGTCAATTAATTGCCTTCCGGATTATCTCTTCCTACGTTACCTCGCCGATTCTGCGTTTGACCCAACTCTGGCAAAACTTCCAAGAAACTGGCTTATCCCTAGAAAGATTGGCCGATATCGTCGATACTCCCCAAGAAGCGGAACTTGATCGCCAAAACATCCCCATGCCCTTAATTAAAGGCACTGTCACCTACGAAAACCTCGCTTTCCGCTTCAATCCCCACGGCGCCCTGCAACTATACAACGTCAACTTAGAATTCCCCGCCGGTACTTTTGTCGCTTTGGTGGGAGAAAGTGGCGCCGGGAAAAGTACCATCACTAAACTATTAGCCCGTCTCTATGAACCAGAATCGGGACGGATTCTCATCGATGGCTATGATATCAACAAAGTGGAACTCTATTCCCTGCGTCGTCAAATCGGCATGGTTCCCCAAGAAACCCTATTATTTGACGGTACGGTACAGGAAAATATCGCCCTGACTAACCCCGATGCGACTGTGGAGGAAATTGTCTCGGCAGCGAGAGCAGCTGCAGCCCACGAATTTATTATGACCCTACCCAATGGCTATAATACCCGCGTCGGTGAACGGGGGGCATCCCTATCGGGGGGACAACGACAACGGGTTGCGATCGCTCGTTCCGTCCTGCAAAGACCGCAAATTCTCATTCTTGATGAGGCCACCAGCGCCCTCGACTATAACACCGAACGGCAAGTGTGCCTCAATCTCAAAGAAGCTTTCAAGGATCATACGGTCTTCTTTATTACCCATCGTTTAGCTTCGATCAAATCCGCCGATATTATTGTCATGATGGATAAAGGGACAGTAGCGGAGGAAGGCACCCACGAGGAATTAATGGCCAAAAAAGGCCTTTACTATACTCTCTATAAACAACAGGATTCGCAAATCTAGTCAGTCGGTCGTCAGTTATCAGTTATCAGTTATCAGTTATCAGTTATCAGTTATCAGTTATCAGTTATCAGTTATCAGGAGTCAGGAGTCAGGAGTCAGGAGTCAGTAATCAGGAGTCAGGAGTCAGAAGATTAGTTTTATTTATTCTCCCCACACCCCACACCCCACACCCCACACCCTACACCCACGAAAAACTTTTTCAGCAAACCCTAAATATAGGAGAATCTTCATGAACGGTAATTCTAACAACGGCCACAACGGCAACGGCAATGGCAATGGCAACGGTAAAAGCGATGAACTGACCCAAGCGGGTAAAAACGTGGCCACTACCACGAAAAATAAAAGTATTAGCCCTTCTTTACCCACTTTTAGCCCACCGGAACAATCGGTGATCCTGAAACAATCACCCATTTGGTCGCGGACGATTATCTGGACATTAATGAGTGTCACCACTGCCGCTTTAATTTGGTCAGCGCTCGCCAAAATCGAGCAGGTGGTGGGCGCCCAAGGACAACTTAAACCCCAGGGGAAAGTGCAAGAAGTACAAGCACCGGTGAATGGGGTAGTACAGTTCGTGAAAGTTAAAGACGGCGATCGAGTTAACAAAGGTGATGTACTGGTTTTAATGGATTCCAGTGCCTCGCAAGTGCAGTTAGAATCTTTGAAAAAAATTCGCACCACTGCTGAGAAGGAAAATCAATTCTATCGTCTCTTAATGGCGCAGGATCTGACACCGGCACAAGTGGAAAGTTCGATCACTCAATTAAAGTTACCGAGTGAAATCGCCGATTTAGCCCGTAATCGTGCTGCTTTGGTGGCAGAAAATCAACTTTATCAAGCACAGGTCAATGAAGGTGCCTCTAGCTCTGCTTTAGAAGGAGATCAATTAGCCCGTTTAGAGGCTGCCCGACGGGAGGCCAATTCTCGACAAGCGGCCGCTAGATTGGAAATGGAACAATTAGAAAAACAATTAGCCCAAACCAGGGTACAGTTGGCCGATGCCCGCTCGCAATTAATCAAAGATCGTTTAGTCTTAGAAGAAATTAAGACTCGTAATACCAATTCGATGAAACAGGGCCAAGAAAGCTTGGATATCGAGCGTAATATTCTTAAGGATATTGAACCCTTGGGGGATGAAGGAGCGATCGCCCGTTATCAGATTAATAAACAAAAACAATCTGTAACTGATCGCCAGAATGAATTACAGCAGCAAGAGGCTAACGGCAAAATCGATCGAGAAAAACAAGAGAAAGAAGTACAAACCCGCATCGCCGAAATTTCCCGTTTGGAACAGGAGGAAAAGCGTTATTCCCTGTTGATTTCCCAAGCACAAGAAAAGCTGATTAACACCACGGTAATCACGGAAAAAGATGTGCGCGATAAAATGGCGGACAATCAAAAACGGATCGCTGAAATCGATAGTCAGATCAGTCGCATTATTATTGATAACAACAAGCGCATTGCCGAACTAGACAGTCAAATTAGTCAAGCACAACAGACGATTAAATATCAAAAAATTACTGCCCCATCGGTGGTGTGGTCTTCGATCTCAAGGCGCGGCCCGGGTTTGTTCCCCAACCGAGTCAAGCGGAAGCATTATTAAAAATTGTTCCCGATGGCTGTCCGACTGAGGTCAAAGATGCCGCTAAAGGTTGTTTAGTGGCAGAGGTGGACGTGACTAACCAAGACATCGGTTTTGTGCGCGTGGGACAAAAGGCCGATATTCGCATTGATTCCTTTTCCTACAGTGAATACGGTGATATTAAGGGAGAAGTAATCTCGATCGGTTCCGATGCTTTACCTCCCGACGAAAATCACCGTTTTTATCGGTTCCCCGTCCGGGTACGCTTGAACAGTCAAGAGTTAGTTTTGAAAAATCAATCCACTCTACCGCTGCAATCGGGGATGTCCGTGAGCGTTAACATCAAAGTCAATGAAAATCGCACTGTTTTGGGACTATTTACCGATATGTTCAATAAACAGGTGGATACTCTCAAACAAGTCCGTTAAACGAAAAAATTCGGGGGTAGATCCTGCCAACGGCCCGATCCGATCGCGCTAATCGCTTCCGAGAGGTTAACTGCACCGGTATAAAGGGCGCGGCCCACGATTACTCCCGTTACTCCCAAAGGTTCCAAAGACAATAAACTCAGTAGGTCCGTCAGGGAACTAATGCCCCCAGAGGCGATTACGGGAATTTCGACAGATTCGGCTAATTCTCGCAAAGCGGCGAGATTCGGGCCAGAAAGCGTGCCATCTCGATGAATATCAGTGTAGATAATCGTGCTGGCTCCTCTTTTTGCCATATCTTGCCCAAGAGCGATCGCATCTACCTCGGAGGTTTCTAACCAACCCCTGGTGGCTACTTTGCCATCGCGAGCATCAATACCGACAATTATTTGCCCCGGAAAGCTTTGACAAAGTTCGCTGACTAATTCGGGCTTTTCTACGGCTACTGTCCCGACAATCGCCTTTTCTACCCCGATTTTTAGGAGATTACTCACCGTTTCTACATCCCGCAGTCCACCCCCCACCTGTACGGGAATGGCAATATCATTAAGAATTGTTTCAATAGTTGACAAATTAACCGATTTACCCTCTTTGGCTCCATCCAAATCAACTAAATGTAATCTGGTTGCCCCCTGATTGACCCATTCTCGCGCCACTATTGCGGGATTATCGTTAAAAACCTGCGATTGTTGGTAATCTCCCTGATAAAGTCGCACACATTTGCCATCGAGAATATCAATAGCGGGGATAACTTCCATGTTTTTCTCAATATCTAACTAAGGAGCGTTTTTCATTATATAGTACCAGCCTTGTCAGTTATCAGTTATCAGTTATCAGTTATCAGTTATCAGTTATCAGTTATCAGTTTTGAGTCTGAGAGGGGAACAATCCCTCTCAACGCATTGTCCACAAAGGTTTTAAAGTGTCAGCCATTGCGGGGATCGGGGGGAAAATTCCGGGACTTTTTCCCTGAAAATTAGGTAGTTGACCACCTGAAAATCGATAAAACCCCACACCCCACACCCCACATCCCACACCCTGCCCCTAGGAAAAGCTTTTTGCCGCAAACCATCTGTATTAAGTGTGCATCATCAAATGGCAGTAACAGTGCCGTCTTTTCACTGATTACTGTTTACTGGACGGCTACGCCGTGCCTTTGGCAACACTGATCACTGATTATCGATTCCTGGGGAAAAAATTCTTCTAGAATGATAAGTACATATACGAGAGGAATTATACTCATGTCTGCTGGGAAGTTTCAAACAGCCGCTTCATTATCCGATCGAGAGCTAGAAATACTCGATTTAGTGGCTAATGGTTTAACCAATCAAGAAATCTCGGAAAAGCTGGAGATTAGTAAGCGTACCGTTGATAATCATATTAGTAATATCTTGACAAAAACAAAAACCGATAATCGGGTGGAATTGGTGCGTTGGGCATTGCATTGGGGTAAAGTTTGTCTTGATGATATTAATTGTTGTATCCTTCCTTCCCCGGTGCCGACCGATGATCAGGTTTCCTAAACTTCTGGGACTTTTGCTTGCGGTTAATATCATCAGTCTGGGGGGATGTAGTGATGCGGGTTTTGTCACCCCTCCCCAACAGCTTTTAGGAAATACTTTAAATACCCCTTCCTCTGAAGATAATCCCCGTTTTAACTACGATGGTCGTTATCTGGTCTTTGCCTCCGATCGCATGGGACAACGAACGGTTTATTTATTCGATCGAGTGGCTAATCGTTTAGTTCCCCTACCGGGGTTAAATCAAGCAAAAACCTATCAAGATCAACCGGATATTAGTGCCGATGGTCGCTATATTGTTTATGTGTCGGAACAGTCCGGTAAACCCGATATATATATTTATGATCGACAAACTCTGCAAGCAAAAAATATCACCGAAAATATTTTAGGAGAAGTGCGTCGTCCGACGATTAGTGGTAACGGTCGTTTTATTGCTTTTGAAAGTAATCGTTTCGGTCAATGGAATCTGGAAATATTCGATCGAGGTAGCGAAATTTCTCCTTCTTTACCCCCGATCAATTCTTCCCCGTCCCGATAGTATTGGGGGAGAAGGGAGAAGGGTGTGGGGAGACCACTTCCTGCGCGTTGCGGGGGAGATGGGAGAGGAGAATATCCACACGCCCCGGAATCCCTCCACGCTTACTTTTTGCTCCGTATCGACTCTTTCTTTTTCCTCGTCTGGCCGCGTAGGTATTCTTGATACTTTCCACAGTCAAGGGTAAGCTTTTACGCATTTAAGTTACATTGACAGCATTACCCTTATTTTTAAGTTTTCTACTCCATTTAATAATCAATCCCCCTTCATTTAAAAGCTGATTGACTACTTTTTCCAGTTCTTCTTTATTTTCAAATTCTCGATTAGCTATAGTCATTTCAGATAAGTCTGATACACTCTAGACCAGTTAAACCCTTATGAACTCTGGCATTGATATTCTCAATCTTAATTGAAATGACTATATGTATTCTTTAGCGGAATGCCACAATAATTCTATTAGGTGGTAATCTGGACTATAAGCTGGTAAAAACTCTAGCCTAATATTGGGCAACTCTTTTTCCACCTGCTCAATAACATCTTTCTTTTTGTGATAACTAGCATTGTCTAATATAATGATAATCTTCGGTCACTTTTCTCGAAAATCTTCGGGCAGATTTCCCAAGTTTATCCATTCTTGACGAATCTCTTCATGAAGTTTTTTTAATTGTTCATGGAAAGTTTCTGAATTTCCTTTTTTGCTCATAAAACAGACTCGTTTTTTGTCATTATATCTTAAGGCTCCCATCACATTCACCCTTCCTCTTTTTCTTTGTCCATTCACTTTTTTTCGCTTTCCTTTTTTGTCCAAGCTCTCCTTCTTATTACTCTCAAACTAAATCCACACTCATGAGGGGAACTGTGTGGCGAACCTGCGTCGCCACCTTGAAAGCCCCGTCCCAAAACCATACCTGGATTGACTCTGGCTTTTCTTTAGCCAACCTTAAATATTCATCTAATTTTTCTTTAAATGCTTTTCTTAATTTCTTGTCTTGCTTATCTTCTAGACTAGATTTCGCCCAGATATACACATACTTTTTTCTTCTCAATATTCTTCTCACTTGCGAGCCACTCAGTTTAATTTCTGTTTCCTTTTCTAGATGCTCTGCTAATCTTGCCGCTGTCCATCTCCCGAATTCCTATCCAAATTCCTTCGGGTCTTCATCAACTGTTTTCAACAGTAAATTAATATATTCCTCTGGGGCTTTTTTATGATTTCCATTTTTTCTCCCATCTTCTAGACTTTCTAGATTGTTAGGATAGCCATGAACACACCAAGGAGCGACTGTTTTGAGTGAACAGCCAATAAACTCAGCTATTTCTCGTTGAGTTTTTCCGTCGTTCAGCAAGAGAAACATTAAAATTCTTTCCCTAACTTCTGCTCTTTCTTCTTCTTTAAGAGCTTTTTGTAAGTTTTTCTTTTCTTCTACATCTAGGAAATCTTTAGCTGGCATAAGTAGAATTTTTCTCAAGTTACTATTTCTATTTTAGGTGGTTTAAGTGCGTTTTAGCTTATTAGTGGGACTTAGGCGTTTTCGGTCAGCAAAAAAGGCTCAAACCATTACGGGACAAAGGGTTAACCTCGATTTATGATTTTCCTTGATCTATCTGGGTTTCAGCGATTTTGGGCTTCTCGAAGTAAATCCCAAGCGGGGATTGGAGTTGAGGCTTTTATCGATTTGTTTTTTGTCTAAGTCCCATTAGGAGGAACAATTCAGGGAAGTCGAGCGACGGTCGAGCGAGTCGAACCCGTTCCTTTTCGTTTTGTCACCAAAGCACCGATCCCCGTAACGAGCAAGATCCCGGTAATCCCGCCTGGTTCGGGAACCACCACCACCTGAGTGCCTACGAACGCGCCGAACTGCTGGTGAACTGCGGCGGTGGGGTGAAGTCCATCATAGAACAAATATTCATCCGGATTCGTGCAAACCGTCGTCAGATCCACACAGGGATCGGTGGTGTTTGTTAAACTGAAACTACCAGGCGAATTGGTGATCGAGGCAAAATAACTAAAGGTATCGATCTCGATCAGATTGATCGTCGGATCATTGCGAAAAGTTGTCAATGAATTCCGTAAAAGGGCATTAAACTCCACGCTAACCGCCGTGGCCGCTGCGCTCGCCCCCGACACCCTAGGGCTGTTTCATTCTCCCATCAGAATATCAAAAGTAAAAGCGATCACTATCAGGTAAAATGAGAAGTGACCGCCAACTTTTTAAATATATGTTGAGCTTAATAGAAAAACTAAAACAAGTCAAGGACTTTCGGAAAGATAAAGGAAAAAGACACCCTTTATGGATAGTATTAGTAGTAATAATACTAGGAACAATGCTAGGATACTCAGGTTATAGAGAACTAGGAGAGTTTGCTAAAAATAATCGGCACAGGCTGAGTAAAGAATTTAACATAATTCCAGAAAGAGTCCCATCCTATTCAACAATTAGAAGGGTAATGATGGGAGTTGACTGGCAGAGTTTGTTAAAAATGTTTAATGAATGGGCATTACAAGAATATGGACAAAGAGATGATATAAATTGGCTAGGCATAGATGGAAAAAGTCTCAAAAACACCCTAAAGAATCCTAACAATGAACAACAAAATTTTATCATGTTTATCTCATTGTTTAGTCAAGAAAGTGGCTTGGTATTACACTTAAAAAGAATCGAAAACAAAAAAGGGTCTGAAATCGACGAAGGGCAAGCTATAATTGAGGATTGCTCTCTCCAAAATAAAGTTTTTACTGGGGATGCTTTACACTGTCAGAAGAAAACAATCAGCTTAATAGCCAAGACTAAAAATGACTATGTTATCACCGTTAAAGGAAATCAGAAAAATCTTTATCAGCGAATACAAGACCTGAGTAATTCCTCAAAGCCAGAAAGTTTTTTTCTTGAACAAGATAATAGTCATGGACGAAAAATATCAAGAAAAATAGAAGTTTTTAAAGTGAGGAAAAATGAAAGAAAAGGGTTTGAAAATCTGCGAAGAGTTATTAAAGTAGAAAGAAGGGGTAGTCGCGGGGATAAAACCTATGAAGAAACAGCTTACTATATCAGTAGCCTAACCGAATCCGCCGAAGTATTTGCTAAAATTATTCGAGGACACTGGAAAATAGAAAATCAGTTACATTGGGTAAAAGATGTAATTTTTGAGGAAGATAAAAGCGAAATTAGTGATTTTCAAGCGGCCAGCAATTGGTCAATTCTCACAACCATAGGATTGAATCTTTTCAGAGGTTTGGGTTTTCTCTCAATCACAGAGGGACAGAGGTGGTTAGCTGAACGTTGGGAAAAACTGATAGTTTTATCGACGTAAGAAGCAGAAAAATTAGCTAAATTAACAGGATGTACTCTCAGAAAATTTGAAGAGAGATAGGCTTTTAGTGGCTTGGGAACAAGCTTTATCAATTTATTCATAATAAATTTGGCAGAGGATTAAAGATTAGTTATTGTGACTAACTATTTTGATTAGAAAAAGATAAACTTGAGAATCTTCAGTCAAATTTATTGACTCAAAATTAGCTGTACTTAATTTAAATGAATCAACCCTACCCGACACCCCCCGCGTCGCCTCTGGTGACAGCCCTAAATCTGGCAGATTGGGAACCAGGATATGAACAGCCCCCGCACTTTTCAGTCCCCCGATAATCGTAATAAGATCGCCAACTGCCCCCGTCAAGGTTGCGCTCGCCCCGGCACTATCCCC contains the following coding sequences:
- a CDS encoding ISAs1 family transposase, giving the protein MLSLIEKLKQVKDFRKDKGKRHPLWIVLVVIILGTMLGYSGYRELGEFAKNNRHRLSKEFNIIPERVPSYSTIRRVMMGVDWQSLLKMFNEWALQEYGQRDDINWLGIDGKSLKNTLKNPNNEQQNFIMFISLFSQESGLVLHLKRIENKKGSEIDEGQAIIEDCSLQNKVFTGDALHCQKKTISLIAKTKNDYVITVKGNQKNLYQRIQDLSNSSKPESFFLEQDNSHGRKISRKIEVFKVRKNERKGFENLRRVIKVERRGSRGDKTYEETAYYISSLTESAEVFAKIIRGHWKIENQLHWVKDVIFEEDKSEISDFQAASNWSILTTIGLNLFRGLGFLSITEGQRWLAERWEKLIVLST
- a CDS encoding helix-turn-helix domain-containing protein, whose protein sequence is MSAGKFQTAASLSDRELEILDLVANGLTNQEISEKLEISKRTVDNHISNILTKTKTDNRVELVRWALHWGKVCLDDINCCILPSPVPTDDQVS
- the hisA gene encoding 1-(5-phosphoribosyl)-5-[(5-phosphoribosylamino)methylideneamino]imidazole-4-carboxamide isomerase → MEVIPAIDILDGKCVRLYQGDYQQSQVFNDNPAIVAREWVNQGATRLHLVDLDGAKEGKSVNLSTIETILNDIAIPVQVGGGLRDVETVSNLLKIGVEKAIVGTVAVEKPELVSELCQSFPGQIIVGIDARDGKVATRGWLETSEVDAIALGQDMAKRGASTIIYTDIHRDGTLSGPNLAALRELAESVEIPVIASGGISSLTDLLSLLSLEPLGVTGVIVGRALYTGAVNLSEAISAIGSGRWQDLPPNFFV
- a CDS encoding TolB family protein, coding for MIRFPKLLGLLLAVNIISLGGCSDAGFVTPPQQLLGNTLNTPSSEDNPRFNYDGRYLVFASDRMGQRTVYLFDRVANRLVPLPGLNQAKTYQDQPDISADGRYIVYVSEQSGKPDIYIYDRQTLQAKNITENILGEVRRPTISGNGRFIAFESNRFGQWNLEIFDRGSEISPSLPPINSSPSR
- a CDS encoding peptidase domain-containing ABC transporter: MSYTTLDFTAFLETVQPFDRLPVEVRRSLGQKLQPFRYEMGNAILKCDRLPSHLVLLYEGEARLLGYDARVDNPLPVTLAKLQPGDLFGWISLLRGSPCETVIASSEVTICLTLKQEDFWSLINNYPEFKEHFFKETSIAEVYALLGSYLNQQAWGGGDLKEIAQALLNKACVSYDQINDDYLWLVSENTDNYPTGTVITQNNPTSTRLLGLSSDQLDEFLTVATEAAAETETDDIWETQVIKGNKPTQVLDIPQGRISDITSDIDLEKTVQKNRKSYPFFRGKTELEAVSACFQMLCKYFNIPFRKDVIQRILGDQLQRTGSLSLPLCGAVAEVVGLHSQLVPLNASSLPNINPPALIRWQDSIVILYEINQRETTIAVPERGIIKRKTSEFLESWDEKGEVILLKPTKHTQQQRFGLSWFWPSVKKHKRVLIEVFIASFFVQLFALANPLMIQVIIDKVIVQNSPETLNTLGVFLLVIAVFEGILTFLRTSLFVDTTNRIDMTLGSEIIDHLLRLPLKYFERRPVGEISTRINELENIRQFLTGTALTVVLDAIFSVIYIVVMLIYSPILTVWALGVVPILVLSTAIFAPIVRRQLRAKAERNAETQSYLVEVMTGIQTVKAQNIELRSRWQWQERYARYVAEGFQTVMTSTLAGSFSHFFNQLSGLLVLWVGAALVLDGQLTLGQLIAFRIISSYVTSPILRLTQLWQNFQETGLSLERLADIVDTPQEAELDRQNIPMPLIKGTVTYENLAFRFNPHGALQLYNVNLEFPAGTFVALVGESGAGKSTITKLLARLYEPESGRILIDGYDINKVELYSLRRQIGMVPQETLLFDGTVQENIALTNPDATVEEIVSAARAAAAHEFIMTLPNGYNTRVGERGASLSGGQRQRVAIARSVLQRPQILILDEATSALDYNTERQVCLNLKEAFKDHTVFFITHRLASIKSADIIVMMDKGTVAEEGTHEELMAKKGLYYTLYKQQDSQI